Proteins from a single region of Microbacterium sp. zg-Y818:
- a CDS encoding MFS transporter produces the protein MAGYRDLLRSPGVARIMAAQLTARFPNGMTSLAILLHIENVTGSYGAAGLVLAATSVGQAVAGPVTSRWMGRWGMRKVLTLTTIVCAVTLTTLAFVQTVVPVYMLLALVAGLSTPPVQPAVRTIYPKMVTSRQLTPLFSLDASLQEIIWIIAPVMITFIATQAGTVPALVCIVVILLAGCSWFILSPEVGRVRIPRSRRKLGKVLTRPAVILATATGFLLIGAAAAVEAGVVATFDHGGLEAGLVLAVFSVGSLAGGLGFGHIPIGRWAMARRFAIVAAGLCLAMVSLDIWWLGGSLLIAGAGVAPALAVMFAMTTASVKFSDTAEAFGWVGTGQLIGSAAGSATAGFLIDGVGPQGAFVAGALFAVAGVLVSIVFVRGFPDLRGRDASPIPDTEPVPLVT, from the coding sequence GTGGCGGGATATCGGGACCTTCTGCGCAGTCCGGGCGTGGCGCGCATCATGGCGGCGCAGCTGACGGCGCGCTTCCCCAACGGCATGACGAGCCTGGCCATCCTGCTGCACATCGAGAACGTCACCGGCTCCTACGGCGCCGCGGGACTCGTGCTGGCGGCGACGTCGGTGGGCCAGGCCGTGGCCGGCCCCGTGACCAGCCGGTGGATGGGCCGCTGGGGCATGCGCAAGGTGCTCACCCTGACGACCATCGTGTGCGCCGTCACGCTCACCACGCTGGCCTTCGTGCAGACGGTCGTGCCCGTATACATGCTGCTGGCGCTGGTGGCCGGCCTGTCGACTCCACCCGTGCAGCCGGCGGTGCGCACCATCTATCCGAAGATGGTCACCTCGCGCCAGCTGACACCGCTGTTCTCGCTCGACGCATCGCTGCAGGAGATCATCTGGATCATCGCGCCGGTGATGATCACGTTCATCGCCACGCAGGCCGGCACCGTTCCGGCGCTGGTGTGCATCGTGGTGATCCTGCTGGCCGGCTGCTCGTGGTTCATCCTCTCCCCCGAAGTCGGCCGCGTGCGCATTCCCCGCAGCCGCCGCAAGCTCGGCAAGGTGCTCACCCGTCCCGCGGTGATCCTCGCCACGGCGACCGGCTTCCTCCTCATCGGCGCCGCGGCGGCGGTGGAGGCGGGCGTGGTCGCCACCTTCGACCACGGCGGACTCGAGGCCGGCCTCGTGCTCGCGGTGTTCTCGGTCGGCAGCCTTGCCGGCGGGCTCGGGTTCGGCCACATCCCCATCGGCCGCTGGGCGATGGCGCGCCGGTTCGCGATCGTCGCCGCGGGCTTGTGCCTCGCGATGGTGTCGCTCGATATCTGGTGGCTCGGCGGCTCGCTGCTGATCGCCGGTGCAGGCGTCGCGCCCGCCCTCGCGGTGATGTTCGCCATGACGACGGCGAGCGTGAAATTCAGCGACACCGCCGAGGCGTTCGGCTGGGTCGGCACCGGTCAGCTGATCGGCTCGGCCGCGGGGTCGGCGACCGCCGGGTTCCTCATCGACGGCGTGGGACCGCAGGGCGCGTTCGTCGCCGGCGCCCTGTTCGCCGTGGCCGGCGTGCTCGTCTCGATCGTGTTCGTGCGCGGCTTCCCCGACCTGCGCGGCCGCGACGCCAGCCCCATCCCCGACACCGAGCCCGTTCCCCTCGTCACCTGA
- a CDS encoding pilus assembly protein CpaE produces the protein MISTDLARELRAAGLSWRPRSGDRFQLDEPEFEADVFTVSDMTIEARSYPTGTLLAFNGTTEWALDSVALGDALWLPSEAQLREMLRGAFRSLVRLPDIYEVEIEVDGARHRFRHPEPADAYAQAVLFLLARIAA, from the coding sequence GTGATCTCCACCGACCTGGCCCGGGAACTGCGCGCCGCCGGCCTCAGCTGGCGGCCGCGTTCGGGTGACCGCTTCCAGCTGGACGAGCCCGAGTTCGAGGCCGACGTCTTCACCGTCAGCGACATGACGATCGAGGCGCGCAGCTATCCGACCGGCACGCTGCTGGCCTTCAACGGCACCACGGAGTGGGCGCTGGACTCCGTCGCCCTGGGCGATGCGCTGTGGCTGCCTTCCGAGGCGCAGCTGCGCGAGATGCTGCGGGGCGCGTTCCGCTCGCTCGTGCGGCTTCCCGACATCTACGAGGTGGAGATCGAAGTCGATGGCGCGCGCCACCGGTTCCGGCATCCGGAGCCCGCCGACGCGTACGCGCAGGCGGTGCTGTTCCTGCTGGCTCGCATCGCCGCGTGA
- a CDS encoding alpha/beta hydrolase has product MPSPVTLPRYAWGEPSSSHRALLLHGLGSNGLLMWLYGTALADAGWHATAVDLRGHGVAPRALDYTIAAYAADVAATEPEGPGATPWDLVVGHSLGGAAATVAAAAHPEWTRRLILIDPGILLAGHDRAIVRNSQARAFADPSEAAVRAEHPTWHPNDIELKALAARQASRWAVEQTSEQNGVWDVREDAARLSVPTHVIASDPEVYSIFTGAVVDDVLANPQVTMSVVTGAGHSPHRDKPADTLRHLRKALS; this is encoded by the coding sequence ATGCCCTCCCCCGTGACCCTGCCCCGGTACGCCTGGGGCGAGCCGTCGTCGTCGCACCGCGCCCTGCTGCTGCACGGCCTGGGGTCCAACGGACTTCTCATGTGGCTCTACGGCACGGCCCTGGCGGATGCCGGCTGGCACGCGACCGCCGTGGACCTGCGCGGCCACGGGGTGGCGCCCCGGGCGCTGGACTACACGATCGCGGCGTACGCCGCCGACGTCGCCGCCACCGAGCCGGAGGGCCCCGGCGCCACCCCGTGGGACCTCGTCGTCGGCCACTCCCTCGGCGGGGCCGCCGCCACCGTCGCCGCGGCCGCGCACCCGGAGTGGACCCGCCGGCTGATCCTCATCGATCCCGGCATCCTGCTCGCCGGCCACGACCGCGCCATCGTGCGCAACAGCCAGGCCCGCGCCTTCGCCGACCCGTCCGAGGCGGCCGTGCGCGCGGAGCACCCGACCTGGCATCCGAACGACATCGAACTCAAGGCCCTCGCGGCCCGACAGGCGAGCCGTTGGGCGGTGGAGCAGACGAGCGAGCAGAACGGCGTGTGGGACGTGCGCGAGGATGCGGCGCGGCTGAGCGTGCCCACCCACGTCATCGCCAGCGACCCCGAGGTGTACTCGATCTTCACGGGCGCCGTGGTCGACGACGTGCTCGCCAATCCGCAGGTCACCATGTCGGTCGTCACCGGCGCCGGGCACTCGCCGCACCGCGATAAGCCCGCAGACACGCTCCGTCACCTCAGGAAGGCACTCTCATGA